TGACAACCTGACAAACATCACGTTCAATGTTACCGGACTCTCGAACTTTACATTCACCTTTTTGCCGGCAAACATCTCAACTTTAGGAGTAAACAGCTCACAGCTTGTCTCTGTAAATGTTTCTGTTCCGTTCGCATATTCTCCAGGTAACTATACCGGAACAATAAATATGAGTTCGATTAATGACGGCTGGAAGGTTATTGAAATAAATGTAAGTGTCCTTATAAGACGCGAATGGAGCATTTCTCCGACACATTGCGAAAGGGCGGAAAATCCCGACACCGGAACAGTATGCTCTGTAGCCGTATCCAACACAGGAAACGCACCCATAAACTTTACTGTCAATCCTTCCGGAATAAATTATACTTCGGCAAATGAAACCAATTTCACAGTGGCTAAGAATTCAACACACTCGCTCGTATTTCTTTATAATGTCTCAAACATCACAAAGGATTTTTTCTATTCCTTTTATACCATTAACGCCACAGACGCGGATGCATCTCCGCAGTATAGCAACTTCAACATAACCTTAATACCCTATGTTATACCGTTGTTTTCAGTGAACGTCCTGCCGAACGAAACCGAGCAGAGAAAAAATGTCGAGATAATGGTAAATGTTACCGACCGCTCCACAACCGGAATAAACTGGACTCAAATGAATATAACGCTTCCAAACGGCACGCTTGAAACGCATAACCTGACGCGTATAGACGTAAACGGAACTTTCAGCCAATGGTATTTTAATTATTCAGGAATTATGAATATCTCCAATCTGACAAACATGAGCGGCAATTTATCAAACATCACATTAAATTACACGGGAAGCACAGCATTGCGCGGCACCTATAATATATCCATCACATCACAGGATAATACTGGAGTTGCTGGAGATGTAAATGGAAGCTTCAAAATACATGCAAAAATGCTTATTGGATTCCTTCCGGGATCAACAAAATATTATCAGGGCTCAACAGGTTCTCTTTATTATGCTGCAACTGATTCTGAGGATAATGCGCTTAGCGGAGCAAATGTAACTATAAAGATAAAAGACTCTTCAGGAAACTTGACTTATCTCCAAACATTCTCAACAGGATCAAGCGGACAAATACTTCCAACCCCGACATTCCTTTTGCCAAATGATGCTAAAGTCGGGCAATACAACATTTCTGCATACACAACATATTATGATGCGATTGCAGACAAAATATTAAATGCAACTAACAATGCATCATTCAGCCTGCAATCCGGTTCATCTGGCGGTGGAGGCGGACTTGCCGCATATGTGGACACTGCTGTTGTCTGGTACCCTGACAATGTGATGCGCTTTGAAATGTGGTTCTCATATGCAGGAAATGTGACTGATCCAGACAATATGACTTTGTTTGTGTATGATCCTGCGAGCAACCTGTATTTTAACATAAGCCTTACAAACGCAAACAGATCATCCGCAGGATTGTATAATTACAGGTATGCTATGCCGATTAATACTGCTTCAGGATATTACTTCGCCATCCTCACAGCATCAAAAGAAGGCTTTGTAAGCCAGATGGTAAAGCCTTTCAGAGTTGCAAAAGGCGGCCCCTATGACGTAAAGCTGACAGTATTGCCGCCTCTTGAAGTGTCGCGGCAAGACTACCTTAGCTTTGAAGTGCTTGTGGAAAACATGGGAGAAGTCACGCAGGACGTTTATATCGATTATTGGACGTCCTATGAAAACAATACATATTATTATAGTGGAGAAGCCATACTGACGCCCGTGGGCGTGAATATAACAATAATAAGAACGGCATACATCTTTTCCAATCAGCCTCTTGGGATGAACACGCTAAACTTAAAAGTGACATACGACAGCGTACAGGCACCGATACTTTTGAGCGCCAATTTTGAAGTAGTTGATGATTATATAAACATACCTCCTCCTCCGCCACAACCGCCTCCGCCAGACTATGACTATGAAAGTGGAGGGGGTGGTGGGGGAGTTATTGAAAGAATAATTTATTTGCCGCCTGAAGAACTTCCGGAAACCGATGCGGCTGGAATTGGCAAAAGATCAAGCATAGAAATAGAGAGCTATAACAAAGAAATAAACATAGTGCGAGGATGGACATCGCTTGAAAGCGTAAAAGTGAAAAATACAGGCAACACAACACTGAAAAACATAACGCTTTTGTTATCCGGAATACCTTCTTCATGGTTCAAAATAACTCCAAAATATTATGAAAGCCTAACTTCCGGAAACAGCACAATATTTTTGATAGAATTCAAAATACCAAATAATGCCGAGTCTGGAACATACAACATCGTTTTCACAGCATCATCTATTGAAAGAACAACTGAAAAAGTCGGCCGCCTGATAATTTTCACATCGATTGAAGAACTCGTAAATCAAGAGATTATAAACCTTAAAATAGATGTAGAAAAGCTTGAGGAAGACACAGACTATTCCGAACGGCTTGGAAGAAATATTTCGCAAATCCGGGATATTATAGCATCTGCGCGAGCCCAAATAAAACTAGCTGAAGACAATGCAAAAAAGAAGGTATTTGATGACGCGCTCCTTAACACGCAAACAGCGTCAGGCCTGATAAAGCGCGGAAAACGCCTGCTTGAGTCCCTTGTAACCGAAGAGCCATCAGTCTCGCAGAAACCAACACGAAATGTCTGGCTTATGGGGCTTGAAGCGCTTTTAATAATTATTTTAATAGCTGCAATAGCGCTATGGACGATACGGTCGCGCGGGAAGCTCAAATGGGAAAACATAAAGGCATACCTCAAGAAGAAAACCGAAAAGAGCGCGACAAATGAAGAATTGAAGAAAGAGCTTGTTGCAGAAAAGGAAAAAATAGCCCGAATGACAAAACTCCTTGAAAGCGAGCTTAAAGAAGGCATAATAACGCAGAACGCATATAATGAGCTGAAGAAGAGAAATGATGAAAAGCGAGCTAAGATAGAGCAGCAAATCAAAAAGATTTAAGCCGCAAACAAATCAAAAACCATGCGGTTATTTGCTCAAAATTCTCTTCTTTTCAAAAACAATCGCTATAAATACAAGGCCCATAAACGCAGTTATCACAAGAATGCTTGCGGTATAGCTGACAATATCATTTATTATGTGATATGCACTTCCTTCTTTTGTGGTGCATGTCGTTTCACCGCCCTGCATAAAAAAAGAGTACTTTATTTCCGCCGCACCTCCGAAACTTTCGCAGATTTCCGCATGTATCGATTCGTGAAAGTATGTCTGTATTGAATTTACAAAAAGAAACATAATTATGAGAACAATTATGTCGAAAATATAGTGCTTCATGAAATAAGATACTGCATCACAAGCTTAAAAATCGATAAATAATTGCGCGACAGATAATTCAAGACTTTCTTCTAATGCTTACAACGGTTTTTCCGTTCTGAACCCCTTCATTTTTAACAATAAGCGAATAGGTTCCTGGAGATAGCTTATAATCTCCTGTCAAATTTATTCCTTTTTCGAAATATTCAAGTCCAACAGCCACCATATTTTTTTTAATAAAGGGAAATGCAAATGAAGGGATCACATATGTTTCAAAAACGCCGGACAAAACATCAGGCATTCTATCAGAGATTGTTCCAACATTGCCTTTTGTGAAAACAAAATACGCATTATTGTAATCCAAATCTTCGCTGATTGTCATTGAAGTCGCTGTAGAATCAACATTGTAAAAAATGCCGCCGCGGCTTACTACCGCAATTACTGTGGAATTTGCAAAATTCGATGCACCATATCTGCCTGATGTGCTTGTGACCGGCGCAAGTGTTGGAGATTCCACAGACACTTCAACCGAATGGCCCGAAGATGCATACGAAACATATGCCAGGGATGCAAATAATACAACTATACTCAAAGAGAGTAAAATGCAATTACTGCGTTCTTTGAAAAAAGCAGACATTTTACATAGCATAAAAACACAATATACTATTATTTGCGCCCGCTTATATACGTACGGCGCAGCTCTTTGTGGTTCGCATCGAGTGGCGAAAACATATAAATCTATAGAATTATCTATTAGTGTGATGCTATGGAAATAAAGCCGACGCGCTCGGAACTAATGAAGCTAAAGAAGAAAATCAAGCTTGCTAAAAGCGGCCATAATCTTCTTAAGAAAAAACGCGACGGATTAATCATAGAGTTCTTTGAAATTCTAAAACAGGCAAAAACAGTGCGCAAAGAGCTAACTGACGCTTACAAAAAAGCCCGCCATAATGTTGATGTCGCATCTGCCGTTGAAGGTGTATTTCCGCTTAAAACAGCAGCTATGACAGTAAGCCCCTATACCCCAATAGAGCTTTCTAGCAAAAACATAATGGGTGTGGTGGTGCCGAAAATAAAGACTGAAAAAAACACCAAAACACAAGTTTACAGCTATATAAGGGGCTCAATAGCGATTGATGAAGCGATAGCGACATACAAACAGGTTCTTGAAAAAGCAGTGACTGCTGCCGAAGTAGAGACGGCGATGCTTAAGCTTCTCCAAGAGATAGAAAAAACAAAGCGCCGAGTAAACGCACTCGAATTCTCACTCATACCAAAAATGCAGAAAGAGGCTTCTTTTGTCACGCTGCGCCTCGAAGAAATGGAACGTGAGAATATCTTCAGACTGAAGAGAATCAAAAATAGACTTAAGTCAGCTTAAAAACAACATACTAGTAACGCTTATTAACTGTCTTAAGCAATATATATTATGGTAGTTTCCAGCAATCCCATAACAAAAATACTTCTCGAAGTGCCCGCCAATGCAGACTTGGGCGATATTTCAATAACACACGGCGCTGTTGCAGAAGTTTTTGATTCAACAGGGGCTCTTTCGCGCAAGCCTTTCGAGCTTGCGGAACATGCACATCCTGCCGAGGTTTGGTTCGAGCTGAATATTTCAAATAGCCGCTTCAAAGATGGGCTTGAGGAAATGAATAAACTGGCGCACATGGGATTTTCAAACTTTAAAATACTGCTCTCAGGGTTAAAAGATCCAAGCGACATCTATCGCGTGCGCCTTATTGCGGCTGAGCAAGGATTTTCCTTCGGCATGGAAATTCCTTTCGGAATTCTTGTCGAATACCCTGCAATGGCCCTTTCATACGAAGCGATTTCAAAAGCAGGCGCCTCATTTGCCCTTATGGATATAGACACCCTCTCAAAAAGAATATTATTTTCTGAAAAAACGCCTGACGGACTTCCTGATCCGGTGGCTAAAGTAATGGAAGATTCAATAACGCACTTCAAAGGTATGCGAATGCACGTCTCTGCGCGCGGAAATATGCTTGAAAATGCCGCAGTCATAAAGGAACTGACAAATTTGGGAATTGATTCTGTCGTATCACACCCCGATAAAAAGGAAAGACTGAAGCTAAAACTGCTTCATGCAGAAAAAAGCCATGAGATTGATTTCTTAAAGGCTAAGATGCGCATGCACCTCAAGTCGCGAGCGTAAAAAATCACAATCCAGTTGAT
Above is a window of Nanoarchaeota archaeon DNA encoding:
- a CDS encoding V-type ATP synthase subunit D gives rise to the protein MEIKPTRSELMKLKKKIKLAKSGHNLLKKKRDGLIIEFFEILKQAKTVRKELTDAYKKARHNVDVASAVEGVFPLKTAAMTVSPYTPIELSSKNIMGVVVPKIKTEKNTKTQVYSYIRGSIAIDEAIATYKQVLEKAVTAAEVETAMLKLLQEIEKTKRRVNALEFSLIPKMQKEASFVTLRLEEMERENIFRLKRIKNRLKSA